CGGCGGGGCTGGCTTGGTCGGCGGAATATCGGCGCCGGGCACTTGCGGCGGCGGCGGTGGGGTCTCGGGCATGCTCGGCGGCGGGGTGTCTGCCGCCGCGACTTGCGTTGCGGCAGCGGGCGTTGCGGCAGCGGGCGTCGTGGCCGCGGCGCCGCTCGCGGCTGGCGGTGCGGCAAGCGGCGCCTGATTGACCGCGTTGCGCGGCGCCGGGGTCGGATGCACCGGGGCATTGGGTGGCGGTGCGTTGGCGGCGGCAAGCGCGGCCGTGGCCGCCGGCGGCGCGGCGGCGGCGGTATTGGTCGCGCCCGGCGGCGGCGCGCTGCCGCCAAAGAGCGCGGGCGAGGCTTGCGGCGAGGACGGGTCGGCGATCGGCACCTGGGTCGCCTCGTATTGCGCATTGGCGCGGTCGGAGGCGAGGCCGGCAACCACCGTCTGATGCGCCTTGGCATCCGCCGGCGCCGGCTTGCCGGGAACCGTCGCGAGATTGGGATAGGGGGCATCGGCCTGGGGCGGCGGCGGGCGCTCGGTCGCGAGGTTACGATCGGTGAGACTGTCCCACCAATTGGCCGGGTTGACCGCGGCTGGCAGCGAGGAGCAGCCGGCGAGCGCCATCATGGCCGCGGCCGAGCCGAGCCGAGCCAATACCCGCGCGCAGCCAGAGCCGCGTCGCCACGGCCCAAGCCTCTGTCGCCCCAGTCTCTGTCGCCCCTGTCTCCGTCGCCAAAGACGCCCTGTTCGCATTGCCGCCATTCCGGTGGTAAACTCGCTGCGCTCTCATAGCGCGCCACCCCCTGGCCGGAAAGGATGTCAAAGCATGGCCGATCAGGAAAACCATAACGACAACGCGCCACACCTGCCAGATCCGGCGGCGCTGACCCGCAGCATGGCCGATATCGCCGAGCGATCGCAGCGTATCGTCTCCGAATGGCTGAAGCGTCAGAGCGAGGAAGCGCCACGGCCCGATCCGCTGAACATCGCCAGCGCCTTTTTCGAGATGACGACGCGGCTGATGACCAACCCGGCGCGGCTGATGAAGGCGCAGCTTGGTTTCTGGCAGGATTATATGACGCTCTGGCAGCACACCTCGCGCCGCTTGCTCGGCATGCCTTCTCCCCCGGTCATCGAGCCGCCGGCGAACGATCGCCGCTTCAAATACCCGGCGTGGCAGGAAAACGAGATTTTCGATTTCATCAAACAAAGCTATTTGCTGTCGGCGCGCTATGTGCAGGACGTGGTGCGCCATGTCGATGGGCTAAAGCCTGAGACCGCCCGCAAGGTCGATTTCTATGCCCGCCAGTTCATCGACGCGATGAGCCCGAGCAATTTCCTGCTCACCAACCCCGAAGTCCTGCGCAAAACCGCCGAGACCGGCGGCGAAAATCTGCTCCGCGGGCTCAACAACATGCTCGCCGATCTCGAACGCGGCCGCGGCCAGTTGCA
This portion of the Acidibrevibacterium fodinaquatile genome encodes:
- a CDS encoding OmpA family protein — its product is MMALAGCSSLPAAVNPANWWDSLTDRNLATERPPPPQADAPYPNLATVPGKPAPADAKAHQTVVAGLASDRANAQYEATQVPIADPSSPQASPALFGGSAPPPGATNTAAAAPPAATAALAAANAPPPNAPVHPTPAPRNAVNQAPLAAPPAASGAAATTPAAATPAAATQVAAADTPPPSMPETPPPPPQVPGADIPPTKPAPPPTKPPAPPAGTPPLSAAEAKPLTIGFPIGSAVIPPAELDSIKALAARRGNRSIAVVGYGDASNATPETQTAAVTLALARARAVIATLTAAGVPMDAISMDAEANGHGALARLVE